Below is a window of Arabidopsis thaliana chromosome 2, partial sequence DNA.
TTATTTTCAGCTGTTACAAGTAAGTAGAGATTGAAATTCATCTGTAAGCTGCCCTTTTTAAAGTTCACATTCAGATttaagatagaagaagaataaaacatgaaaagacaaaacaggAGAAATGTAGAACAAAACAGAagttgagttttgtttttgtctctttaCACAGTTTACTTAGctaaattattgaaaatttagaCCAAGGGATACAGTAACATTTTTGACCAAGTAAGTCCACTGATCAATATCAATTATGAATTGGTCATTTTCGCACTATTGTTAgtgctttttcttttgaagttGAGAGGGGGAGAAATTATGATTTGGGGATgtgaaaaaatcatataaagaaCCACTTCGGTACTTTGTTTGTGGTTCAATAGTATGATCATGATATCATATACAGTTTTTCTTATGATCTATATTTTGAACtatatgtttgaatttgaaataataacTTATAAATCATCCATTCCAAAGAACAACTTATGTGACATTCCGGTTAGTTAGAAAACTAAACCACGTAGAGAACCTGGAGACTTGTAAATAACGTGACTTCTGcgcaagaaaaaagaagaaagaaagaacaaaatacaTGACATTATCTAATGCATGCACTGATGCACctattaaataacatttgtcatgtgttattttattgattttcaaAACCTTCCCCGACTTAAATTTTAGACAATGTTTTCATAGATCAAAGTGTGAGAAAGAATCATATATTGTAGTCTTTGAATAGGAAAGAGTTTTGTCCTCTTTTCGATTGTGTAGTTGTGAGAACTAGGACTCTTTTGGTTTACACTAATGGTTTGCGCAGCCTTGAATCTAGTGTTCTTGTGTTAGCACTATAGGTTTGAGTAGatgacaaaccaaaaaaaaacaaatttcacaCAAGCAATGGAACCACGAGAAGAACCTTAAGAAATCAACTTAGTTTAAGAAATCAACTTGTCTTAAACTAAGAAAATGTTGGCAATATACATCAAAGATATAATTATAGCTATACTAAGACTAAAACGTAGGACCAACGTAGCCAACGAAACATAGCCGTCGATTAGTAAGGAACAGTTAATAAACTCGCTGGCACACGCAGAGATCGTACGGTACTCATTACCTTTGGACTATATTAATACTATACACCTCCACGTacccaataatatttttgcatAACACGACGAAGTAAgctttctatatatttttcattagtTTAGCAGCTGCACAGGTAATATTTGGTTAACACGTGTCACTTAAACCGTGGTTGTTTTTACCTTCGAGAATCATCCCCGATCCCTAAACAATGGttaactaaaataatacaCGATTATCGAGTGTAACACGACGTACCGTAACAAAGATATAATCTACAGCCTCGGTTTTATCATGCATAAAAGTTAAGAACTcatatttacaaaactaatTCTTGTTAATGTTAGCTTAATCTATAGTTTTATTagtatgctttttttttattttccttcaaacacattttttattaaattattataaatatattatcgGTTAAAGAGAGTCATTCAAAAACCGACGTGTTTacatgagaaaaaaaacattttaaaatttatcttttctgACTAAAATAACTGCCAGActattaaagttttgaaaaaaaattatactattaagcaaaggaaaaaaaacaatgaaagacCTAAACGAGGCAATTTCCATAACAAAAATTGGCCATTCTTTTTGATTGTCGAGAAGAgatatcaaatcaaaacaatgaaagTTTTATTAGTATGTTATTAGCAAAATTTGATAGCCTTTCacatactttatttttttactatatcaaatatattcatatcaaGTAATCATCATAACAAATATGTGTCAAATGAGAAATTtatgaaactaaaagataGGTGTGACTTAGAACTCACGTCTATATCATTTTCATGGATACTATATGAACCACTAACtactttaaataaattaaagtaaacaaacaaaaatcacaaattgTACAACAAATAAAACTCATAATACTATATTTCcaaactaaattaataaataataaaattaggaATTTCATAGtactttataaaataaaataaaaacactacttgaagtttttttctaaaaaaatggagaagaagagacaaaataatataaaccgCTTCGCTGAAATTCTTTTTGGCAGATAGttgactttttatttgttttctttatacaaaaacccaaatctccattttattttattagaatcatctccaaaaataaaaagtcaaatcCATGAGAGAAAAATACTCTctctggagaagaagaagcaccGTTTCATAGATCCGATTTTCTCCAAAGCTCTCACCTTTTGACTCGCCTctttacataacaaaaaaatcccatctttcacaaaaaaaaaaaagttctcaTCTTTCTACTTTTAGTTCATACACTCCATAGATTGATAAAGAGATGACCTCATGATTATGAAGAGAGTTTCAGATATTCCCAGGAAAGTGAAGAGATTTTAGAGTTATTGGTAAGTGaaagttttaatctttttaattGGGTAAGTAAGATCAAAGTTTCTGTATTTGGGTTTATAGTTTCTGTAATTAAAAGGTGTGCATTAAATGTTGTTTTCCATGGCTGAGGaatttgtattattatgaagtggtttggtttggtagATTAAATGAGAAAACCAAAGGAGAGAGcatttaaagaagaaagagattttggttatctctttgtctctctgtGTTCATATTTATTGCAGAGATAgtgattttttaaattgacCTTTGAACATCCCTTTTACATGTTTTcgagatttgtttttcttattaaacaGCCAAAAAGTATCTGGcttttttctcctctctcaaagttttgatttttaagtgatttagggttttttcatCCCCTGGAGGAAGAAGTTTGAGTCTTTGTATCTACTTTGATCAAGTAAGGTTTGTTACTTCACTGTTCTATGAGAAGATTCTTCTTAAAGTCTTGACCTTTTGATTCATTTGGATTCTACTTATTAGATCTGTTTATATTCTCCATAGTCTTGTTTCTATTAGTTTATTTGTTGGTGGTACTAGATccaattttgtgtttttaacctttatttttctgttgtagattcttctttctctgcaaATTCCAATTGTTTATTGATGTTCTTATccaaaattttttatttgatagaaaaaaaatgattgatttGATTGCATTGCAGCTTTGTGAGAAAAGAagtttaaagctttttttcttttttgtcttctttcttatgACAGTGAGCTAAAGATTCTTCATTCTTTGCTTAAGAGATAAAAACTTTGCTACATTTGTGTAACCATGATTGCAAATTTGCTAACAAATGATTCTTACAATTGTTACAAGTAATCTAGATTAAGCCAtgtttttgcaattttttctTGCGTATTGTTATGGTATTACAGCTTTTATCtaaatgtctttttctttaaattagtAAAAAGTTGGAAAGTGGTCATTGTAGTGGTTGATTGCATCTTTTTGCTcatgatgatttgtttttggacttgagaaaataaagaatcttTTCGTTCACATGTGTGACTGACCATAAGTTAAGTTATGTATCCTTTAGAATATTTTGTGCCTTAAGGTTTGTTTCTGTCACAATCTTCCTGGCCCATTGCTTCGTTGAACAACTCTTCATATGGAGGTTGCTTCTGTATCTAACTTTGAGATTTGCTGATAGATAGATTGATTCTATCCTCTAGATAGAAGTTTGCTTATACTTGTCTTCTTATTCTTGttatctgtttctttcttatgaGTCCTGCTTGAAACTGTTTGATAGAGATTGTCTCTTTGATGTGTAGATTGTTGGTCGCGACTGGTGCTTGAAGATATAGCTTTGGTTCTTTATGCAAGGTTTACTCTCTTAGAAGAATGAGAGCAGGTATAAAGTCTTAAGCTTTTGAacattttgcttttgctttgaTGGTCTTTGAATTGTTATGGGAATCAGTAGTTCAAGTGGTTCTTTCCGTTTTTCAGATAATGATCACGCGCTTGGTAACTCGATAGAGATTTGTAAAGATGAATCTAAGCCGCATCAATGTCTTGATGAGAATTGGGAAGATGCAGAGCTAAAGGTCCCGGAAAATgggaagaacaacaacaatgtgTGTGAGTTGTTCTATGATACAagaagtggtgaagaatggGAGAATGAGGCCGGAAAGAAAGTTCGAGATACTAGTCATGATTGTGATGCTAATGTGGATTCTCCTGAGAAAAAGGATCCGGTTTTCTATATGGACAAGAATGTTACGGCCTGTGATTTACCTGAGATTGTTGTTTGTTACAAGGAGAATACTTACCATATCGTCAAAGATATATGTGTCGATGAAGGTGTGCCTGTTCAGGAGAAGTTCTTATTTGGTGAGAAGGATTCTGTCAAGTCTAGCTCAACAGAGGATTTGATGAAAGCAGACAAAACAAATGTGAATCCATCAGAAACTAAGTCTGCGGAAGACAGCATCAGTAAGGTTGATGATTCTGAGTTTTGTAACGATCATAAGACAGACAGAGATGTTGAAGAATCTTCAGGAGAAGATTTTGCTGATGCTGAAGGTACTTCTAGCAATTACAATCAAGAGCATTTGATTGTGACAGAGGAAGTCAAGGCTTCACCAACACATGGGCTAAGTCCCTCTGAAATTGAACCTGATGAGAATTCAAAGGACGAAGTGGCTATATCACAGGATAATGACTCAAAGGAATGTTTAACATTGGGAGATATTCTATCAAGGGAAGATGAACAAAAATCTCTCAACCAAGACAACATTAGCAGCGATAGTCATGAAGAACAATCTCCTTCTCAGCTTCAGGCAATACATAACACTATCAAATGACGTTTCAGGTTTTTCTAAATTGAAAGTTTCTAACTTTCTAATGTGTGACTGCAGgataaggaaaaaagaagcttaGAAACCACAGCTATCGAAACAGAGcttgagaaaacagaggagcCAAAACAAGGAGAGGAGAagctttcctctgtttctacaACGACCTCtcaagaaccaaacaaaacttgcaACGAACCTGAAAAGCCTGAAACTgagaatcatcatcagcaaAACTGTTTAGTGGAAAACTCTTACGAAGACGATAAATTTTCTTCAAGCAGATTTGGAGAGACGAGTTTCTCTGCAGCAGATTCAGTTTCAATATCAGGTCATATAACATACTCAGGACCAATTGCATACTCTGGAAGCCTCTCTGTTCGATCAGATGCAAGCACAACGAGTGGAAGATCCTTTGCTTTCCCAATGTATTGCTTTGGTTCTTCATCTCATCACTTTGTGAGACTTAAAAGATTGTGAGACTTTTTACtgaattttgatgattctatGCTGCAGATTGCAATCAGAATGGAACAGTAGTCCTGTAAGAATGGCGAAAGCTGataaaagaagacaaaaaggaGGATGGAGACACACTCTTCTCTGCTGTAGATTCTCTTGATGTCTCTCCTCCACAATTTAGTCCTAAAGCTATTCACTTTGAAgcacagaagaagaagaagaagaagaggaaagatttatgaaattttataatattttcttaaaatgagagtgctttttttttttattactgaaggtaaatatttttttctctcttttgggtGATGAGTGGTTTATAGTTATGCCTTGGTGTGTAATAGGCATTTTGGTAGTTTTACAGTTTAGGTCTTTTGAGTTTGGAACCGATGagttatattataaattttttaatgaagGGCTCTTTGGATTTAGCATTGGTTCATGAACTCTCGCCATTACGGATCTCTTGCCTTGCTCAAGAGCAAGCAATCCCTGAAACCATCTTCAAGATTCTTTCTCAGCTTGTGAATTGCTTTTGTGCACGGAGCTACATAGTATGTCTCGCAGAGCATAGAGAGTTTGCGAAAGCGGTTTTCGTGTTCAAGAGGTTGTCCGATGCCTTTGGATGGATTGAGATGAGTTTGTGATTCACTCATGGTTGTGTTGCACATGATTTAAATGgttgtggagaagaagatgcttCAAAATAGTTGAAGAAATCGATATTGGCGACAAAGATTGGCTTATGAAGCAATCATCCAAATATTTCACATatccaaaagtaaaaaaattcacgtatacaaatcaaaattccaaacaaaaatataatagcCAGAAAATGTCAACACATATAGCAACGTAAGCTAGACCAGAAACTGTTGAGCttacattcaaaacaaaacttggaCAACAAAAGATTAAAGGTCTACTGAGAGAAACACAAGAGAAGCAAATAAAAGATTTGGGATCAAACTGAAACCTTGTTGAGTATCGGAGAAACGAAGTTATTCAGCAGCCATGTCGTCCTcgtcatcatcgtcttcttcctcaaagCTTAGGTCAAGGTCAGCAAGCAACTCTTCAATTGGAACAGATGGTGCACCTTCTCCATCTGTCATTGAAGCAGTCTCAGAAGCTTGATAATCCTTGTCCCTGTACAAAGATATGTTGAACCTTAGCTCAGGGTTTTCTTCAAGATCCCTCAAAAACTCTTCGTATTCTTTGTCTGTCTTCTCTGGATCAACCCTGCCTCTTGAATCATCCATTTCCATTGGAAGCGACTTGAGTTTCCAGTTACGGGATTTCTTCTGcttcctctctctctgctCCTCGTAACATTTCTTGATCAGAATTGCTTCAGGAAGCCCATTCTTCACACTCAGACGGTATTTCTCCATTTCATTGTCGTTCACATTAGCTCCGTAGATGTCATAACCCAAAGCTTGATCCCCAGGTTTCAGAATGTGTCCAAGATGAGTTTGGACATAAAACATCTTACCAATGTCTGATTCACGGGCAATCTGGACATAGGAAAGAGCGTACTTTTGCCCACCAACAGTCGCTTCACCAACAGGTGGCTCAACATCAAACACAAAGTACTTGACAAGTTGTCTACTGGTGAGCGCAGATCGGAACCCAGACCTCCAGTACTGTCTCGCATCCAAGAAGGCACACCTTAGAGTTCTCGGATCAAGTAGAGTGATATTATCAGAGACTTTTGTGCAAACCACAAGTGGACCAAGGTTCCCCAAGCCGCTAGCAACTTTAGAAGGCAAGCAAACAAGATCCTCACGGCAAACAGGACAGATCTTAACAGAGTAAGTGTACTTATAGTTGTACAAACTGCTTTTCACATCATGAGACACCAGCTGTTGGTCCTGACGGTATTCAATGGGGACAACTTTCCTCAGAAACTCCACAAAGCTATTAGCATGACTTTTATTCccaaagaagaaatcaatccCCTGATCCACCTGCTGGATTCTAATGGCACGTGAAGCAGCATCGTGCCTAAGAATCAACTGTTCGAGATAAAAGAAAGTCCTCCTATGCGAAACATGCTGCCTAAGCTGAATAGAAGCAACCCACTGATCAGGATTAGCCTGAAACCTCGAACACGACTCGCACAGATTATCCCTAACCGTATACTCAACAGGATAAGACTGTTCAAGAACAGCACCATTAAGAACCTCAGCTTGAACAGTCAACTTAACCTTAATCCTCTTGGAATGAGGCTCAGTCCAAACGAATTCAGCGTTCTTCAGCTTAACCTTATTGAGATTCTTCAACCTCTTGATACAAAATGTCAAAAGCTCTTTAGATTCCCATTGACATTTGATCCAAGTCTTTGGTGGCTGTAAGTAACAAGTGCATTCAGGGCAATAGAAGATCTGAATACTCTTCTGTAAACCTTCGGTGATATCGACTTCGGAACGAAGACAATTCACACACATGTTGGCTGCGTTTGGTGCCATGGGAACACCACACTTGCAACACAATACACTTCCAATGGTTTGTTGAACGTTAAACATGCCTGATTCATCCATTACTGACATATCTCTGtaacacacaacaaaatcaaaagaatgaaTAATCAATACAAGATCACAAATTTGATAACGCAACACTAATTTCTAGAGATTTGAATcggaaattagggttttcgacACCACGGCGAACAACAAACTCgatgaaacaaaattgattcCGATTAAAATCGAGTTTAAAACTTTCTACGATTGATACAAAACCTTAGAGAACGAAGGAATGAGAATCGAAGAAGATTGCTTACCTGAGAAGGATTATATCGGAGTTTGAGAAAGCGAAGGCGGCGTCGCGGAGCAGAGACGgtgaaggtttttttttcgtaaaaccctaaaatgtTAGAGAAATGATTTGCTGTAAatgtatataagaaaaaatagtaTTCAAAAAGATCTAAATCCACGTGTCATGACAGTAATAGACTAAATTATGCCGTTAATAAAGATTCTTAGCCCctataaatatttctttttcttatcaacCTCTCAATAActcaaaaatattatcaatctcgtactatttttattaattgtaaatttgttaaataaatggagattttttttaactacaaGTCTACAAGCATGAGTGGTAATCTAAAATGgtacaattttttaataatacaaaaaaattaatggttatgaaataatacaaatatgtaaaaaaaaatgaagagaagcgaaataaaatataaccaGAATGGGAGAAAAAGTATTATACATCGCTTtcaaagttaatatttttattttattatctgAAGAAGTGACTCGAAATATAATAATTGCCGCCGATGAGATCTGTTCTCTTGTTTCAATTGTTGTTCCATGGTGTTTTGCTCTACTGTGATGTCTTTTCTCCTGTCCAAGTTGTAGTTCTCTAACTTTCCTTTGTCACTTTTTTCTGGAGCCGTCCAACTTGACTCGTCCACCGGAGCCTCCAGACCCACCGGATCTGCCAGATTCATTGCCACCACCACCCATCACCCATATTCCTCCGAGATCTATAGCTGTCACTTTTTTGGTCCTTTTACCTCCTTCTCCGATGAGTATCCCAGAGATTGAAGATGTGCCCACCACCTCCATGCCTGGCTCCGCCTTCTTGCCTATCTTTTCCGGCGATGGCTTGTTTGCTGCTATGCTCACCAATCGTGCCGTCATGATTTTTGAGCTGGGCCAATGTTTATGGCTTCCTTTGTACCTCGAGACCCATTATATTTGGACCATGAGTCATGTCATGGTAACGTTTGCTCTTTGCTTCTATTACTTTTACCGGTTATCTTTGTGATTTTAACGAGTCTTCTTTGTTACTTTCCTACAATTTGGAGAgatttttctccttttttggAGAAACTTTCCTCATATATGAGATGTTCTTCCTCATATATTGAGAGACcaattcttctttcctccTCTTCGAAGGAGAGACTTTTTTCATCAATCCTCTCCTTTAGGGAAAATGTTTCTAAACGCTTAACCCTAGTGGCATCAAGCTTTATTGTTGTTCGTCAGCCTTCGATGGCAGAAGAACTACCAGCACTCTCGTCTTTATTTGAAGACCAAGAGTCGACGATCGTCTTCAAACCGATCGCTTATGGAATCCTCTCGAAGGAGTTTCCGGTTATCATCCATGATGTTAATCTACTCTCTTATTACTTTCATGTTTCCCcttcctttatttttctattttaaactTTCAACAAGTGAGTTATGTGGCAAAGCTTCAAGTTGTTATAATCGCAAGTTAACTTAATATCagttgtttgacaaaaaaaaaactgtaaaacgATAAAAACTTGGCATCGGTAAAACTTTATCTCCTTTTAAAATGTCCCAGCGAAgcaaactaaacaaaatttgctttAAAATCTACTTAAACATTATAACATAGTTCTCAATTCTTAAATATGCTAAAGTCTAAAGACTATGTATCGTAAGCTCACAACAATGTGTATGAAATACACTAGCAAATCACGATCTAGATTACCAAACTGTGGAAGAAAAAATTCCACActcacaaaaattaacaaaatttttaaaaacaaattccacACTCATTCATGAACATATATAGTTCTAAACTAATCGCCAGTGACTAGTAATTGCGACCAGCGAGTGCGATCAACGAATTGTTCTGTTATTCGTTTGACAGTTGCTACTTTGTTAGTTTGGTAGTCACTATGATTTGGTCGCTCCATCCAACGACTGGTCGTTTGATAGTTGTTGATCGAAGTCACAGTCATTAGTCTCTAACGTGCCTTTAATATAAGGAATCTTAAACTTAATAATAAAGAACACAAAACTGGACTAATACAAGATGCCCTAAGGAGCAACATTAATTGTTTCGTTAAAtccataatttaatttatagtaCAGTTTGTTACTTATAAAAAACTTACACGTATTAGTTTTGTTATAGTACAATTTATTAACTTAATTTGATTCAAAGTTTCCAGTATTTCCCACAATTCAATGTCATATGGTCAAACATTTCAGCGACTTGGGTCAACCTCTTTTCCATGTTCCAAGACATGTGTCTCGACTCTCAGCGATTTCAAGATCATTGTCTCAATCTTGttgctattttattttacgtATATAGGggtataaattatatatgattaagcttttcttttaaatttatgtacATCTTTTATAGAGTTGTATTTTAAAACGAGCCTTTATCAAGTTTTAGATTTGAATTAGTGGTTATTTATCCATTGGTCACACGAGGGTGATGATTGTGATTAGAAATGTCATGATGGAATAATCCAACCTAATCCAATCCTAGCTAGTAGATCTTGCTGATTGGTCTCATACAGTTTTATAAAATGCAAGCTCAACGTTTGTAGTCATGCAAGCCAGTTCAATTAGTGACAAGTAACAAGACAGATTTTGCAGATTTTACTTAGTACGGTCTAGTTGGAGCATATCtgatcttgatttgttttcaaaacataattGTGAGCTGGTCTTGACAacctagttttttttttcttaatatatatagctaAAGTATATTTTGAACCGAAATCCAAACTAATCTCTTAGACCTGTAAAACATTGATTCATATTTTGTCATTTAAAGCCTTACATGTCAAGAAAGAACTGTAAACGGTATTTGTAAAAAGAGTAAAACTCGATCATTGGCCTTGACCCATAAAATTCACCTTAAACAAACCGTTGGACCACACGTTCTTAGTAAATTGACTAGTACATGGAGTTGAAACCTTTTAAGACGTGATAAGATCAATGATGCCATTAGCAAATGTGTTTTGTAACAAACTAGAAAGTGATGGTCTCATCTTCACCCATTTTGGTAGCACTTTTAAGTAAGTAACTTAGGCGTGTGAATGTCCATAAAGTGAGAGAAAAGAGCCAAGGGTTTTTGGCAAGTTTTGGCAAATATGATGTGATAGTCCCAACAACTTTGTTTATACCTACCTACTCGCAAAGAGAAGCACGCATAAATAATATAACCTTATGTCAATAACTTGAacttaaatctttgaaatatttgGTCTATTAAAGTCAagaaaattttctatatatataaaaaggaacATCAACTATTAAGCTATTtcaagggaaaaaaaaaatttatataaaaaaaaaacactttataaaaaatacacaaatttaCCAACGTGATGTTGGTCTAGTGGTAAATCTCCCTGGAAGTGCTGGGTTCGAGACATGTTGGGAAGAAACTATTCtccaaaaaatatgaatttaaccTGGTATGCATCCCACTTCTAAGAGATGTaagatttttgggtttgaatTTCCagatattcaaataaaaaataaaataaaaaacacaaaattaggACTCATAGTTGTGCTTGCGGATGTTAACACAATTTGCTTCGACaagatatatacacaaattagGTTTGGTTAATTCACTATCCTTATGATATTCATCTAGCATCTGATCAATAGGCTGTGATCATCTCAGATTAAACATAGTATAACCGATCGACTTCTAAAACATCAAGACAACTTACATAAATAGTAAAGGATTTCTAACTTCTAAGAGATTATTCTATATTGGTTCTCTCTAAAATCTTGATTAAGATGATAATTTATGGGAAACTTTTCACAAAATGTTAATGGAAAATAATGGTAGATAAAGAACGTGGGaaataagagaagagagacaaaaaaagacagaaagGCAAAGACTCGACAAATTGGGTTTGATGAAGTGTGATGCCAAACTTGTGTTTGTCCCAAGACAAACAACCCCGAGAACGAGCCTCAATGGCGTGAACCCCTTTTCTATACCTTGACataataaattcatatatttttaataaatagtaTCTTCAACCTTTTTTGAAACTCTCACTTTTGTGTTTCGTGCACTTATCTCACATAGTCACATTAAgatattatatacaaatataataggtatatagatagatagatacatatatatgtgttagCTCCTTTTAGTTgatataaaagaagagaagaagaagaaaaagaaagatagcACAAAAAAGCTTCTCATATAGCTAAAAATCACTTTGAAGAATATGAAGCTAATTAGAGTCACCCTCTTTCTTTGTGCACTAGCCATTTTATTGCTTGTAACTCCAACATCTTCTCTACAACTTAAACATCCCTACTCATCTCCTAGCCAAGGTAATTAAGTTcactttttttgtcttaaactTTTAAGGTTTGAATATGAAGTGGTAACTGACTTTACTTACAACAATACAGGTTTAAGCAAAAAGATTGTTACGAAAATGGCGACGCGAAAGCTCATGATCATCTCTAGTGAATATGTAAGAGATTGTTGTATGTATTTATCTCATATTGAAGCTCCAGTTTGATTTCTATGAAAAGTTTCTAATCAAACCTTCTCTATTGCAAATAATAGGTGATGACATCAACATCTCATGAAGGTTCAAGCGAACAACTTCGAGTCACTTCTTCAGGTAAATCAATCATTTGAGAAATTATAAGCTGtttcttaatattatataaagtatttagacctttcttcttctttttcttccttaaaGAAATCGATAATTAGCAAACTCACATAACTTAAGCACACTTCTATAGTAGTCAAACGAAGTTCAAACAAATAGATATAAAAGTCAAACATACGAATCATTGACCATGTCAGAAGAAAATCTTTAtcaatgtttcttttgctttcttcttcagaattttgttattatctttctaagtataatatataaaactaaacgAAAAGATTCGAAACCTTTCTGGGACTTTCAAACTGAGAAGTATAATATGAGATGATTTTGTATTAAGTctagtttatgttttgatttcacaGGAAAATCTAaggatgaagagaagaaactaagtgaagaagaagaagagaaaaaagctCTAGCGAAATATCTATCGATGGATTATCGTAcgtttagaagaagaagaccagTTCACAACAAGGCTTTACCTCTTGATCCatgaaaacattatattatttcaaaataactaataaaagTTCTAGCTagattaatatttgttattagGATGGTTATTGGTTAATTGGTTGTAGTAACGTAGTTTAGTTTCTTTGGACCATTGAGGAACAAGTTTTGGCGATATTATTGTAATTAAAGGAACATGTTCgtgttatttttcttatattaatgATAATGGCCGACAAAACACTAAAACTCTGGTTTGGGGTTTGAGCTTATTTGCTCTTCGTTTCACGCACTGTAACATGGTGGTTGAGTTGGTTACAATAAgtcaataatatatttatcaaattgaTGATGCTTACATATACTAAAGACGAGTCCACGTATGACAATTAGTATTTACAGTTTATAGTTATGACAATATCAATTATCAAGAGTCAAGAC
It encodes the following:
- the RGF8 gene encoding root meristem growth factor (root meristem growth factor 8 (RGF8); FUNCTIONS IN: molecular_function unknown; INVOLVED IN: biological_process unknown; LOCATED IN: endomembrane system; EXPRESSED IN: petal, leaf whorl, sepal, root, flower; EXPRESSED DURING: 4 anthesis, petal differentiation and expansion stage; Has 10 Blast hits to 10 proteins in 5 species: Archae - 0; Bacteria - 0; Metazoa - 0; Fungi - 0; Plants - 10; Viruses - 0; Other Eukaryotes - 0 (source: NCBI BLink).), with translation MKLIRVTLFLCALAILLLVTPTSSLQLKHPYSSPSQGLSKKIVTKMATRKLMIISSEYVMTSTSHEGSSEQLRVTSSGKSKDEEKKLSEEEEEKKALAKYLSMDYRTFRRRRPVHNKALPLDP